The following nucleotide sequence is from Catonella massiliensis.
GACAAGTCCTTACATACATACATCATGTTTATCTGCGAGAATAAGCTATGCCCCAAGTCTTCCTCAAAGAGCACATCCTGCTTGATGACTAACTCGTCACTCATTATTATCTTCGGCTCATCATCACCTTTTTCCTTAATGGAGATATAATACTGCACCACTTCATCTGCAAAAACCAAAAATTCTTTTACAAAGATGCCCTGATACACATTCTTCATCCATTCTACAGTATAGCTTCTGTCTCCGCCGTTAGCAGAAGAAATGATTCTATAGTTGATGGCAACCTCATCTTCGCTGTCGGCATAGCATACCACATAGTTTGAATTTTCGATTTCAGCAGGAAGCCTGCATTTATTCTTAAATTCCTTAAAGAAAGGAAGTATAATGCCTTCTTCGGCAAGGTTTTCTACCCATACTGTGACATAATCCCTCTCCTCATCAGTTAAAAACTTCTTCTCGCTTAGGATTTTAAGATATGAAACAATGAACAACGTGCTTTTTGTCTTGTATGCCTCATCATATATGCGCTTTTCAAAGTATTTACCGACTCTTACATCCCTCACAAGCCACTTGTAGGAAACATAGGATAAAAATGCCTTACTCAAGGTCTCTTCGCCAAACTTTTCGTAGTATTCAAATATCTTATCAGACTCTACTGCAAGAGACTCAGAAAAGAGCATCTGCTGAATAACCCTTGAGATAAATTCTACATTCAGCAAATCTCTGTCCCTTAGCTCCTTGTATATAAGGTTTAGCTCAGTCACTCCACCCTCATAATTGTCTCTAAGGAAGATGATAACCTCATCATCAGCCTTTTTATCAAGCATGAGCCTGTATGCAGATGAAATTATTATACCAAAGTTTTCTTTTTTTCTTGTTTCATCTTCATCTTCTATATAGGATGAAATGACCTTAGACAGCTTTCCTGCTGCCACCATATCAAGGCCAATTATCTTAAGTGCCTGAAGCGAAAGAGGGTATACATTTCTTATCAGGGCTATATTGGCAGCATAGTCAGCTAACTTCCCGTCAACCTGATTAAAATCATAGTCATTTAATATGAGTTCAAGCTTTTCACCTTCATTGGCTTCAAAGTAGTACTCTAAGAGCTTATTTCTTATAAAATACTTGTACTCTTCTGTAACAACCTTGGATGCAAGCAGCTGCTCACAGATTTCGGTTAGGTGCTTACACTGCTTATGAAAGCGGTCATTTTCAGCAACAATGGTAAGAAGCTCCATATAGCTTCTATCTCCTGCCTCATAACAGCTATTTAAATAATCATAGTAGTTTATAAGTCTTTCCGAATCACAATATTCTTTGGCAGGATATAGGTTTCCTTCTTTATCCGCCACTACAGCAGTAGAATACTCTCCTGACACATCAGCAATAGCCACTCCGTCATTAAACTTATATGAAGAGCCAGCCATAAGTCCCCTGGTAACTATGGTAACAAACTGCATATTTGCATTTTTACATACAATTTTCTTCTTAAAAATAACTGAAGGCAGATAAGAATAATGTTCTGATAAAAAGTTGTAATCCTTAAATACCAGCTTATATACAGTTGCAAGATTGGAGCTGATTTCACCCTTTTTAATCTGTTCACTTGCAAATGAGTAGATTTGCTCCTTATATTCCCTATATATATCCTGTAAATCAGCCTCATCCTTATTCTTTATCAGGTATGAATACAGCAAGGCTTTTTTTGCGGTATTAAGTGTATTATCATACAAGAAGTATGAATATACCGAGAGTTCTATTTTCTCATCTGAATCATCTCTCATCGTTCTCATATACAGTTCGTATATTCCTGTAAGCTTGATACCTCGCTTAATACCTACTCTATACCATTCATGGTCAGTCTCATCCATGTTCTTTTTTCTTATAAGCTGGGCGCATATTGCCTGAACAACCTCTTCAACTCCCCAGTTCTTATAAACTACTTCCAAGAGCTTAATTACAAGAGGATTAAACTCTCTTAACTCATTGGCAAGGATTACAAATTTCTCTGTGACAAGTTTACCCGAGAAAAAGCCATGCTTTATAGCCCAGTTAACTACTTGAATGGAGAATGAATTTAACTTGCTAAAATAATCCGGCTGAGACTTATATATACTCCAAGCCTCCATGAGCAAAAACGGACTTTGGAAGCTCTCATTGTAAAGCTGCTCAATGAAATCCAGCCTTCTGGCTAAATTCATCTTGTATCTGCCATCCATGTGGATTAAAAAATATAATCCCGCCTGATAGCCCTTTATATTAATAAGCTTTTCTATCTCTCGTCTGTATTTATCCTTATGATCATCAGGTGCAAGCCTGTACTTGAAATAAATATAAATTAGCCTAAATAACGGTATCTGTGTATTGGTATTAAGCTTTGCAAGTTCTTCCTTTGCCTCTGCCTCATTTCCATTAATCAGATGTAAATAAATATTGACATAATCAACTATTTCCTGATTTCTCCCTGATATACCAATACCGTACAATATCGTCCGTGCAGCAGTTGTCACATTTTTAAGACTGCTTGTCCCCATACGATAGGCGTAGAATTCATCTATTAATTTTTTAGTATACTCAAATCTCTTTCTATTCGCGGCAGACTTTTCAGGCGAAATTGTTGTATTTATAAAATTAAATTCAATACAAAGATCTTCTTCAAAGGTACGGAAAATAATCCTTCCACTTGCTTTCTCAGACCTTATATACCTCGGATCTATAAATACTTCAAGTGCAAATTCTCCGTCTTCAAAGGACTCATTTGTTACTTCATTTTTATTAATTCTAAAGAACTTACCCTCCGTAATGATATCAGCCTTAACATATCCCCAGTTGCTCTTACGAATGAGCAGCTTATCCTTGATGGGAAGCCCTGAAATGTGAAAATTATAAACTGTCCTGTCAGTAGTAAGTCTAACCCTCTGCTTACTCTTAGTAAAACAGAAAAACTCCTCTAACGCCCTGTATCTGTCCTTGTTGCCAAGTAAGCCTCTGCGTATGAGTTTAAGCTCCTCCTTGTCTTTTAGAACATATTTTTCAAATTCATCACTGTAAAATATCTTTGCTGCAAGTTCAAAATTATGCTCAGCAAAAGAAGCAAACTGATAAATATTTTTGATATCCTCGCCCTCTATTACAAGCCCTTCTTCTTTAGTTTTGATGAAGTAAGGTACTGTAATTTCACCGCAATCGGTAATCAAGCGGATATTTCCGCTGTATTCATGATCAGGAGCCAATCCCCTGCCATCAAATTCAAATTTTACCTCAACTTCACAGTCTGAAAAAGTAACCTTGTCAAACTTAAAGCGATAATCATTACAGGTAACATAGCCTCTTATTTTTCTGTCACCATATTTTAATTCATCCTTATATCTTATCTTAAAAGAACCGACAGCACCTGTGTCGGTTCTAACTGATACTTCTAAAGCGGAGGGCAGCACTAATATTTCCGGAAGCTCAAAGTTAAACTTTTCTTCCGCAAAATTTTCAATCTTTTTTTCCATTAGTACCCCTCCTTACAATAGCCTTTATTTCCTATATATGATATCTTCTCTTCCCGGTCCGTTACTTACCATGGTAACAGGTACTCCAAGTTCTTTTTCTATAAACTCAATGTACTTTCTGCAGTTCTCAGGAAGTTCCTCATATTTTCTTATTCCCTTTATCTCACATTTCCAGCCCGGTAACTTTTCATATACCGGCTTAGCCTTCTTAAGCTTGGCTGTTACAGGGAAATCCTTCGTTATCTTACCATCTATTTCATAGCCTACACAAATAGGAAGTTCATCAAGATAGCCGAGTACATCAAGTACAGTTAAGCTAACCTGTGTAGCACCCTGCATCCTTACACCATAGCGGCTTGCTACAGCATCAAACCATCCCATTCTTCTTGGGCGTCCTGTGGTTGCTCCGTATTCTCCGCCATCTCCTCCTCTGTGTCTAAGCTCGTCCGCCTCTTCACCAAAGATTTCGCTGACGAATTCTCCTGCTCCAACTGCACTCGAATAAGCCTTTACAACAGCTATAATATCCTTAATCTCATAAGGAGGTATGCCCGCTCCTATAGCACCATAGGATGCAAGGGTTGAGGAAGATGTAACCATAGGATATATACCAAAATCAGGATCTTTAAGAGTACCAAGCTGTCCCTCTAGAAGAACTGTCTTGCCGGCCTTTATTGCTTCCTGTATGAAAAGTGCGGTATCGCAAACATAAGGCGCAATCATATCTCTGTACTCGTGAAGCGTCTCAAGGAGCTCTGCCTTGTCAATAGCAGGCTTGTGATACAGATGCTCTAAAAGTACATCTTTTTGTATACACACTCTTTCTATTTTTTCTTTAAGAATCTCGTCATCAAAAAGCTCTGATACCTGAAAACCAATCTTTGCATATTTATCTGAATAAAAAGGAGCTATGCCTGACTTGGTAGAGCCAAATGAGTTTTTGCCAAGTCTTTCTTCCTCATACTCATCGAACTTGATATGGTAAGGCATTATAATCTGTGCCCTGTCTGATACAAGCACCTTTGGCTTTGGCACTCCCTTTTCAATCAAAGAGTTGATTTCTTTAACCAGATAAGGAATATTGAGTGCAACTCCATTTCCGATAATACTTGTAGTATGGTTATAAAATACTCCTGATGGAAGTAAATGAAGCGCAAACTTACCATAGTTGTTGATAATAGTATGTCCTGCATTGCTTCCACCCTGAAATCTAACGATAATGTCAGATGTCTGTGCAAGCATATCTGTAATCTTACCCTTACCTTCGTCTCCCCAATTTGCTCCAACTATTGCTCTTACCATTGCCCTGTCCCTTTCTTTATAGCTATTTAGCTTTTTCTTCATCATAAGCCTGTCTGCCAAGCTCCATAGCTCCAAGTATGCCCTGATTGTCATTAAGGCTGTTTGGAACTATATAATTATCCATGTCCTTTAGTTCAGGAGTATTTAAATACCCGTTAAGTAACTTAGTAACCTTTTTTCTAATAAGCGGGAAAAGTCTGGTCTGGTTCATAACTCCTCCACCTAAGATTATTTTTTGAGGTGAAACAGTAAGTATATAATTAACCAGTGCCTGAGCTATATACTCGCTTTCAATCTCCCAAGCAAGGTCATTGTCTTCCAAATCATAGGCCTTCTTATTCCATCTTTTTTCCATGGATGGACCTGCCGCAAGACCTTCAAGACAGCTGTCATGGTATGGGCATATACAATTTCCCTTATCCTCAGGATGCTTATTTACTATGATGTGTCCCGCTTCAGGATGGAGCATACCGTGTACAAGCCTGCCTCCAATTGCAATGCCAACACCTATTCCTGTTCCTATGGTAACATACACGACTGAATCAATGCCTTTAGCACAGCCAAATACCATCTCTCCAAGACAGGAACCATTTACATCTGTATCTATTTTCATTGGAACCTTTATATCTTTTTGAAGTTCTTTGAGTAAGTCATAATGTACCCAAGGAAGCTTAGGTGTATCCAAAATCTGCCCGTAGGTAGGTGATGCAGGTGATACATCCACAGGTCCAAAGCAGCCTATCCCAAGTGCATCTATATTTTTATCTGAAAACCACTTAATAATGTCAGGTACTGTTTCTGCAGGAGTGCCTGTTGGTATTGATATCTGCTCGAATATCTCACCCTTTTCATCTCCGACACAAAGAACCATCTTTGTTCCGCCTGCTTCAAGACCACCTAGTCTCATGTTTCTTCCTCCCTGATTTATGATTGATTTTTTGACGTACACTCTTCATTATAACATTTTTTTTGGATATAATAAAGGGCAAGACGAGAATAATTTAATAATATTGTAATTAATTTTATTGCGAGAGTTATTCCCCTAATTATTGGGCAAACGCCAATCAAACTCACTATTTATAACATTTAATCTGCTGCTATTGACAAAAATTATATTTTTGGTATCATTAGAGTTATCAAAAAAGAAAGGCACAGTACAGGTGGCAAAATGATTAATAAATAATTTAATTTATGAAACTAATAACAGACTGATTTTACGGAATAAGTCTGTGTATTTCTGAATTAGATTATTTAAAATTCCCCCACGGCAGCTGTGTTATTTTTATGCTTATATCAATTACCTTTTAATATTGATGAAGTCTTGATATCAAGGCATAACATACCTCTTTAGGGCTGAATCAATTTTATACTTTCATCATAAGAGATGATAATTGATTGT
It contains:
- a CDS encoding ROK family protein, producing the protein MRLGGLEAGGTKMVLCVGDEKGEIFEQISIPTGTPAETVPDIIKWFSDKNIDALGIGCFGPVDVSPASPTYGQILDTPKLPWVHYDLLKELQKDIKVPMKIDTDVNGSCLGEMVFGCAKGIDSVVYVTIGTGIGVGIAIGGRLVHGMLHPEAGHIIVNKHPEDKGNCICPYHDSCLEGLAAGPSMEKRWNKKAYDLEDNDLAWEIESEYIAQALVNYILTVSPQKIILGGGVMNQTRLFPLIRKKVTKLLNGYLNTPELKDMDNYIVPNSLNDNQGILGAMELGRQAYDEEKAK
- a CDS encoding DUF5717 family protein yields the protein MEKKIENFAEEKFNFELPEILVLPSALEVSVRTDTGAVGSFKIRYKDELKYGDRKIRGYVTCNDYRFKFDKVTFSDCEVEVKFEFDGRGLAPDHEYSGNIRLITDCGEITVPYFIKTKEEGLVIEGEDIKNIYQFASFAEHNFELAAKIFYSDEFEKYVLKDKEELKLIRRGLLGNKDRYRALEEFFCFTKSKQRVRLTTDRTVYNFHISGLPIKDKLLIRKSNWGYVKADIITEGKFFRINKNEVTNESFEDGEFALEVFIDPRYIRSEKASGRIIFRTFEEDLCIEFNFINTTISPEKSAANRKRFEYTKKLIDEFYAYRMGTSSLKNVTTAARTILYGIGISGRNQEIVDYVNIYLHLINGNEAEAKEELAKLNTNTQIPLFRLIYIYFKYRLAPDDHKDKYRREIEKLINIKGYQAGLYFLIHMDGRYKMNLARRLDFIEQLYNESFQSPFLLMEAWSIYKSQPDYFSKLNSFSIQVVNWAIKHGFFSGKLVTEKFVILANELREFNPLVIKLLEVVYKNWGVEEVVQAICAQLIRKKNMDETDHEWYRVGIKRGIKLTGIYELYMRTMRDDSDEKIELSVYSYFLYDNTLNTAKKALLYSYLIKNKDEADLQDIYREYKEQIYSFASEQIKKGEISSNLATVYKLVFKDYNFLSEHYSYLPSVIFKKKIVCKNANMQFVTIVTRGLMAGSSYKFNDGVAIADVSGEYSTAVVADKEGNLYPAKEYCDSERLINYYDYLNSCYEAGDRSYMELLTIVAENDRFHKQCKHLTEICEQLLASKVVTEEYKYFIRNKLLEYYFEANEGEKLELILNDYDFNQVDGKLADYAANIALIRNVYPLSLQALKIIGLDMVAAGKLSKVISSYIEDEDETRKKENFGIIISSAYRLMLDKKADDEVIIFLRDNYEGGVTELNLIYKELRDRDLLNVEFISRVIQQMLFSESLAVESDKIFEYYEKFGEETLSKAFLSYVSYKWLVRDVRVGKYFEKRIYDEAYKTKSTLFIVSYLKILSEKKFLTDEERDYVTVWVENLAEEGIILPFFKEFKNKCRLPAEIENSNYVVCYADSEDEVAINYRIISSANGGDRSYTVEWMKNVYQGIFVKEFLVFADEVVQYYISIKEKGDDEPKIIMSDELVIKQDVLFEEDLGHSLFSQINMMYVCKDLSDEKTLKEYMRNYVAEKEIIDKLFSLETIDEEF
- a CDS encoding adenylosuccinate synthase; translation: MVRAIVGANWGDEGKGKITDMLAQTSDIIVRFQGGSNAGHTIINNYGKFALHLLPSGVFYNHTTSIIGNGVALNIPYLVKEINSLIEKGVPKPKVLVSDRAQIIMPYHIKFDEYEEERLGKNSFGSTKSGIAPFYSDKYAKIGFQVSELFDDEILKEKIERVCIQKDVLLEHLYHKPAIDKAELLETLHEYRDMIAPYVCDTALFIQEAIKAGKTVLLEGQLGTLKDPDFGIYPMVTSSSTLASYGAIGAGIPPYEIKDIIAVVKAYSSAVGAGEFVSEIFGEEADELRHRGGDGGEYGATTGRPRRMGWFDAVASRYGVRMQGATQVSLTVLDVLGYLDELPICVGYEIDGKITKDFPVTAKLKKAKPVYEKLPGWKCEIKGIRKYEELPENCRKYIEFIEKELGVPVTMVSNGPGREDIIYRK